From the Mycobacterium noviomagense genome, the window GTACTTCTGCGGGCGCACCCCTTCTGCCACGAACGAACCTTGCACTCCATCGGGGCGGCCGAACGCCTGGCGCGAGGCCGGATCGACCGGTGGCCGGGAAATGGGGCGGGGCGCCAGCCGATGGGCGCCGTGGTAGTCCTGGTCGGAGCTCACGTCAACCTCTTCTTGGCGCTCGGGAGAACGCGCGCGTCGGCACGTGCACGGCGTTGCGCGCCGGCTTGTCCACCCTACCGGCGTTTGCGCCGGTCATGCGCGCCGCCGTCGGCCAGGTGGCCGGACATGTCGGGTGCTCCGGCGTCGTCGTCAGGCCAGGCGGCATTGTCCAGCCGCGAGTATGGGATCTGCGACAGCATTCCGAGCAGCGTGCTGGGGATCTGGATCGGATGGGAGTCGCGCAGCGCGGCGCGTGCACGGCTTTGATCCTCCACTTCAGCGGCGCACTGCGGACACAGCGACAGGTGATGTGCGGCGCGCAGGTGCGCAGTCATCCGCAATTCGCCGTCGACAAACGCCGCGATGGCCTCGGTGGACAGGTGCTCGGTGGAGCCGAACTGGCGCGGCGCACCGACGGGTGCGTTGCTTTGGGAGGCGAACTGCGAGGGCAGCCAGGAGAACGCTCGGCGGAACACCTGTCCCCGATCGGCCATCACCGGCTCCTCTCGACGCTGCATTGACCTGCACGGCACTACTTTGAATGTAGCGCGCGACCTTCTGCAGGACATCCGTGAACAGCCGATGAACCGCCGGTGCGCACTACGCCGACTGTTGGGCGGTGTCCTGCCTTCCATGCTCCGGATGGGCCGCGAGGTAATCACGCAGCGCCTGGCGACCCCGGTGGATGCGGCTACGCACGGTGCCGAGTTTGACGCCGAGAGTGGCGCCGATCTCCTCGTAGGACAGACCTTCGATGTCACACAACACCACCGCGGCGCGAAACTCCGGCGGCAGCGAATCCAGCGCAGCCTGCAGG encodes:
- the rseA gene encoding anti-sigma E factor RseA, which gives rise to MADRGQVFRRAFSWLPSQFASQSNAPVGAPRQFGSTEHLSTEAIAAFVDGELRMTAHLRAAHHLSLCPQCAAEVEDQSRARAALRDSHPIQIPSTLLGMLSQIPYSRLDNAAWPDDDAGAPDMSGHLADGGAHDRRKRR